Proteins co-encoded in one Timaviella obliquedivisa GSE-PSE-MK23-08B genomic window:
- a CDS encoding ABC-2 family transporter protein: MRRTIQNALRKAGTLLTVYYAYMLEYRAELLLWVLSGSLPFILMGVWGQAAQGGQFGLSSLEFIRYFLAAFLARQFTVVWVIWEFEREIVEGKLSFRLLQPIDPGWHHFASHVAERFARLPFAIALIILFFFLYPEAVWIPSLSNFLLCTLVVMLAFVLRFTSQYTFAMFAFWVERANSIESFWFLFYLFLSGLIAPVRIFPPALQAIVMWTPFPYLIDFPASILVGLPVNLVQGLCIMIGWIVLFFGLNRWLWRRGLKRYSGMGA; encoded by the coding sequence ATGAGGCGCACGATTCAAAACGCTTTGCGAAAAGCTGGCACATTGCTGACCGTTTACTATGCCTACATGTTGGAGTATCGGGCAGAGCTATTGCTGTGGGTGCTTTCGGGTTCCTTGCCCTTTATCTTGATGGGCGTTTGGGGGCAAGCGGCTCAGGGCGGTCAATTTGGTTTATCTTCGTTGGAGTTTATCCGCTATTTTTTAGCGGCTTTTCTGGCAAGGCAATTCACGGTTGTTTGGGTAATTTGGGAATTTGAACGAGAAATTGTAGAAGGTAAACTATCTTTTCGTCTGCTGCAACCGATTGATCCAGGATGGCATCATTTTGCTTCCCATGTTGCCGAACGATTTGCAAGATTGCCGTTTGCGATCGCCTTAATAATCCTGTTCTTTTTTCTGTATCCTGAGGCGGTCTGGATACCCAGCTTATCTAATTTTCTATTGTGTACCTTGGTGGTAATGCTGGCGTTCGTTTTACGATTTACGAGTCAGTACACATTTGCGATGTTTGCCTTTTGGGTAGAGCGGGCTAATTCTATCGAATCATTCTGGTTTTTGTTTTATTTATTCTTGTCAGGACTTATCGCCCCTGTGCGGATTTTTCCACCCGCATTGCAAGCCATTGTCATGTGGACTCCCTTTCCTTACCTAATCGATTTCCCGGCTAGCATTTTGGTGGGGCTACCTGTCAACCTGGTGCAGGGACTATGCATTATGATCGGTTGGATTGTCTTGTTTTTTGGGTTGAATCGGTGGCTATGGCGGCGGGGGTTAAAGCGCTATTCGGGAATGGGGGCTTGA
- a CDS encoding fructose-bisphosphate aldolase class I — MSHNYTQELQATAQAMVTEGKGLLAMDESTGTCNQRFEKVGIPTTEENRRAYRELILTTPSLSNFISGAILYDETIHQATSSGFPFIQVMKDVGMIPGIKLDKGAKPLAGHTEERVTEGLDELRDRIADYYSMGARFAKWRAVITIGKDIPSRGCLEANAHALARYAALCQEGGLVPIVEPEVLIDGDHTLERCYEVTEATIHEVFRQLYSQKVAFDQMILKPSMVISGASCPMQASVDEVATATIHCLLNTVPAAVAGVAFLSGGQTIVQASAHLNAMHVMFEGQCPWPVTFSYARAIQQPALEHWKGNSANVETAQKLLYHRAMCNGAASRGLYQAEMEKEPVAARS; from the coding sequence ATGAGCCATAACTATACTCAAGAACTGCAAGCAACCGCTCAAGCAATGGTTACTGAAGGCAAAGGGCTGTTAGCAATGGATGAAAGCACAGGGACTTGCAACCAACGTTTCGAGAAAGTAGGCATTCCTACGACAGAAGAAAATCGGCGGGCATACCGAGAGCTAATTCTCACCACCCCTAGCTTAAGTAACTTCATTAGTGGCGCAATTTTGTACGATGAAACCATTCATCAAGCCACATCCTCTGGTTTTCCTTTTATTCAAGTTATGAAAGACGTGGGAATGATCCCAGGAATCAAACTAGACAAAGGTGCTAAACCATTAGCCGGACACACTGAAGAACGCGTTACAGAAGGACTAGATGAACTGCGCGATCGCATTGCCGACTACTATTCTATGGGCGCACGCTTTGCCAAGTGGCGAGCAGTTATTACCATTGGCAAAGATATCCCCAGCCGAGGCTGCCTTGAAGCTAATGCCCATGCCCTGGCTCGTTATGCAGCGCTTTGTCAGGAGGGCGGCTTGGTTCCTATTGTTGAACCAGAGGTGTTGATCGATGGTGACCATACTTTAGAACGATGCTATGAAGTTACTGAAGCAACAATCCATGAAGTCTTTCGCCAACTTTATTCTCAAAAAGTGGCATTTGATCAAATGATTCTAAAGCCCAGCATGGTTATTTCTGGCGCAAGCTGTCCGATGCAGGCAAGCGTGGACGAAGTGGCAACCGCAACGATTCACTGTTTACTCAACACTGTTCCGGCTGCTGTCGCAGGCGTTGCTTTTCTGTCGGGTGGGCAGACTATTGTTCAAGCCTCGGCTCATCTGAATGCGATGCATGTCATGTTTGAGGGGCAGTGTCCTTGGCCAGTCACTTTTTCCTATGCGCGCGCCATTCAGCAGCCCGCCTTAGAACATTGGAAAGGCAACAGTGCCAATGTAGAGACTGCACAAAAGCTGCTTTATCATCGGGCAATGTGCAATGGAGCAGCGAGTCGGGGTTTATATCAGGCAGAGATGGAAAAAGAGCCTGTAGCAGCCCGTTCTTAG
- a CDS encoding ATP-binding cassette domain-containing protein has translation MPIINVENLSKVYPVAVKEPGLKGTLTHFFKRTYTAIAAVKSVSFAIESGEVVGFLGANGAGKTTTLKMLTGLIHPSEGRLDVAGYNPFQRETGFLRKITLVMGQKQQLIWDLPALDSLRINAAVYGISDQTFRQRVSELSEMLTLSDKLTQPVRKLSLGERMKAELLAALLHQPQVLFLDEPTLGLDVNAQVSVREFLKDYNQRYGATVLLTSHYMADITALCQRVLVIYEGQMIYDGSLDGLLEKFAPCRAITVELGEVKPLTELRAYGELSEVSGRVAHFIVPQEKLTHTLSRILAELDVVDLTVAEPPIEEIIGQIFRSGAVGVS, from the coding sequence ATGCCGATTATCAACGTCGAAAATCTTAGCAAGGTCTATCCCGTTGCGGTTAAGGAACCTGGGTTGAAAGGAACATTGACCCACTTTTTTAAGCGCACCTATACGGCGATCGCTGCCGTCAAATCAGTTTCTTTTGCTATTGAATCGGGTGAAGTAGTCGGCTTCTTAGGAGCCAACGGCGCAGGCAAAACCACCACGCTTAAAATGCTCACTGGACTGATTCATCCTTCTGAAGGACGATTAGACGTGGCAGGATACAATCCATTTCAGCGAGAAACTGGATTCTTGCGAAAAATCACCTTAGTCATGGGGCAGAAGCAGCAGTTGATTTGGGATTTACCTGCCCTCGATTCTTTGCGAATTAATGCAGCAGTCTACGGCATTTCTGATCAAACGTTTCGCCAGCGTGTCAGTGAACTGAGTGAAATGCTGACTCTCTCTGATAAGTTAACTCAACCTGTTCGCAAACTTTCTTTAGGCGAACGGATGAAAGCAGAACTGCTTGCCGCTCTGTTGCATCAACCTCAGGTATTATTTCTGGATGAGCCAACGTTAGGATTAGATGTCAATGCCCAAGTTAGCGTTCGGGAGTTTTTGAAAGACTATAATCAACGCTACGGAGCTACGGTTCTGCTGACCAGTCACTACATGGCGGATATCACTGCCTTGTGTCAACGAGTGCTGGTAATCTATGAAGGACAAATGATTTATGACGGTAGCTTAGATGGATTGCTAGAAAAGTTTGCTCCTTGCCGCGCCATTACAGTAGAGCTTGGAGAAGTGAAACCCCTAACCGAACTGCGAGCCTACGGCGAATTGAGTGAAGTCTCTGGGCGCGTTGCCCATTTCATTGTTCCTCAAGAGAAACTGACTCACACCTTGTCTCGTATTCTGGCAGAACTTGACGTGGTTGATCTAACCGTTGCCGAACCGCCAATTGAGGAAATCATTGGGCAAATCTTTCGCTCTGGGGCTGTTGGAGTATCATGA
- a CDS encoding PhoD-like phosphatase, with translation MDESVKSNDFLQHLPLILAGPILQHTEPASVTVWIALRQSCQVELKVYETQEDEILEKILLEGQRETVALGKFLHVVAVTARSEEGLCLTGDRIYAYDLQFNLPSDSTSQTLDQALCSKAFPTVNISYFDHGKPTFALPPDRLEDLRLVHGSCRKPHGRGFDGLPILDSLIAEFARQPRQRPHQLFLTGDQIYGDDVADPLLWAASHLGDALLGWEEKLPVGQKESLQYLTPRSLPPGDRATITTQQAGFTAGLSNKRNKVTSHLLGLGEYYASYLLAWSPVCWTHTLPSESEAKPETRRRWKQEVRQMRQFIHTLWKVRRSLANVPMYTIFDDHDVSDDWNLNQAWCLRVLGRSLGRNTVQNALLAYAVFQAWGNTPDQFEPGQSGEKLLVAAAAWSASGGTDGNAKAAIAQYLGLPPSDLQTGMPRFIQDGTVLVLDRHPEAITWNFTIHSHCHEVIVLDTRTWRGYPANAKATTPPMLLCPQAFQKQLALPLQEIADSSHKATFIIAPTNLFGLKVIDWIHHWHLRRNKVFATDVGDSWNINTEALAQLLLTLFQHRERVVVLSGDIHYGSAIRLVHSSVETQAESVLVQLTSSAIKNEEMVTEVLHTRLKHWLLPEKMRHWIGWNDPMDMLECQGKPEDRRSLTPLPEWSCTLEWIEREAAQLVKFKDDTSWLMPPWKRARLAKWWRSLMLWKSLWFQDGREVVGLNNLAFVHFEGEEASQVVQDLYWFSTTSPIRLVQSRFTAELKPDSSVKPPFPNSALTPAAIATDSTQKTRQSNRS, from the coding sequence ATGGACGAGTCAGTCAAAAGCAATGATTTTCTACAGCACTTGCCGCTCATTTTGGCGGGACCGATTCTTCAGCACACAGAACCCGCTTCGGTGACCGTTTGGATTGCGTTGAGGCAATCCTGTCAGGTTGAACTTAAGGTTTATGAAACGCAAGAAGACGAAATTTTAGAAAAAATTTTGTTAGAGGGGCAACGAGAAACAGTCGCGCTGGGAAAATTTCTTCATGTTGTTGCGGTGACGGCTCGTTCTGAAGAGGGGCTTTGTTTAACGGGCGATCGCATTTACGCCTACGATCTTCAGTTCAATTTGCCCTCCGATTCAACCTCACAAACCCTTGATCAAGCCTTATGTTCCAAAGCATTTCCCACCGTTAACATTAGCTACTTCGACCATGGTAAGCCGACATTTGCCTTACCGCCCGATCGCCTTGAAGATTTGCGATTGGTGCATGGGTCTTGCCGCAAGCCGCACGGTCGCGGGTTTGATGGATTGCCCATTCTAGATAGTTTGATTGCAGAATTTGCTAGGCAGCCTCGGCAACGTCCGCACCAGCTTTTTTTGACAGGCGACCAAATTTACGGAGATGACGTAGCCGACCCGCTATTATGGGCAGCCAGTCATTTGGGCGATGCATTGCTGGGCTGGGAAGAGAAATTGCCAGTTGGTCAAAAAGAGTCACTTCAGTATTTAACGCCTCGTAGTTTGCCGCCTGGCGATCGGGCAACGATAACGACTCAACAGGCAGGTTTCACGGCAGGCTTAAGCAACAAGCGTAATAAAGTGACGAGTCATTTATTGGGATTAGGGGAGTACTATGCCTCTTATCTTTTAGCCTGGTCGCCTGTCTGCTGGACTCACACCTTGCCTTCAGAGTCAGAAGCAAAGCCCGAAACTCGGCGACGGTGGAAGCAAGAAGTTCGACAAATGCGGCAATTTATCCACACCCTCTGGAAGGTGCGGCGATCGCTGGCAAATGTTCCCATGTACACCATTTTTGATGATCATGATGTCAGCGATGATTGGAACTTGAATCAAGCCTGGTGCTTGCGCGTGTTGGGGCGATCGCTAGGACGAAATACTGTTCAGAATGCGCTGTTAGCCTATGCCGTTTTTCAAGCTTGGGGTAATACGCCAGACCAATTTGAGCCGGGTCAATCGGGCGAAAAACTGTTGGTTGCTGCTGCCGCCTGGTCGGCATCAGGGGGCACGGATGGAAACGCAAAAGCGGCGATCGCCCAATATCTGGGTCTACCCCCTAGCGATCTTCAGACTGGGATGCCGCGCTTTATTCAAGACGGTACTGTGCTAGTTCTCGATCGGCACCCAGAGGCAATCACCTGGAACTTTACCATTCATAGCCATTGTCACGAAGTCATTGTATTGGATACTCGCACTTGGCGCGGCTACCCAGCCAATGCAAAAGCAACAACTCCACCCATGCTGCTTTGCCCCCAAGCTTTTCAAAAACAGCTTGCTTTACCGCTACAAGAAATAGCCGATTCGTCTCACAAAGCCACGTTTATCATTGCACCGACGAACTTATTTGGACTGAAAGTGATCGATTGGATTCACCACTGGCATTTACGGCGCAACAAAGTATTTGCAACGGATGTAGGAGACTCTTGGAACATTAACACCGAGGCATTAGCGCAACTGCTGCTGACATTATTTCAACACCGAGAACGAGTCGTAGTTTTATCGGGAGATATTCACTATGGTTCGGCAATTCGATTAGTGCACTCCTCTGTCGAAACTCAGGCAGAGTCAGTCTTAGTGCAATTAACGTCAAGTGCAATCAAAAATGAAGAGATGGTTACAGAAGTTCTGCATACTCGGTTAAAGCACTGGTTATTACCCGAGAAAATGCGTCATTGGATCGGTTGGAATGATCCAATGGATATGCTGGAATGCCAGGGAAAGCCTGAGGATCGGCGATCGCTCACCCCCCTTCCTGAGTGGTCCTGCACTTTAGAATGGATCGAGCGAGAGGCAGCCCAACTCGTTAAGTTCAAGGATGATACATCCTGGCTAATGCCGCCCTGGAAACGGGCAAGGCTAGCAAAATGGTGGAGATCTTTAATGCTCTGGAAGAGCCTCTGGTTTCAGGATGGGCGAGAAGTGGTGGGTTTAAACAACTTGGCATTTGTTCATTTTGAGGGAGAAGAAGCCAGTCAAGTCGTACAAGATTTGTATTGGTTCTCAACTACTTCTCCCATCCGGCTGGTTCAAAGTCGATTTACAGCTGAGTTAAAGCCTGACTCATCCGTCAAGCCCCCATTCCCGAATAGCGCTTTAACCCCCGCCGCCATAGCCACCGATTCAACCCAAAAAACAAGACAATCCAACCGATCATAA
- a CDS encoding transglutaminase family protein — protein sequence MRLDAGCQLSFETNAAVPAIFMLRPCSNSEQQILTEDCSLQPNVTVHEYKDGYGNWCKRLIVPPGSFQLTTQVQAETSDDVDININANFVPIENLPDSILQFLLPSRYCQADLLGDLAAQIVTDCPMGYPQVQAIQNWIYANIKYQYGSSDSSTSALDTSKSRVGVCRDFTHLGIALCRSLNIPARMVAGYLYQLKPMDLHAWFEAFLGDQWYSFDATQKELTGNRIAIAYGRDAADVALVTHFGSLTLTQMRVWVNELVSNH from the coding sequence ATGCGGCTAGATGCAGGATGTCAACTTTCATTTGAAACCAATGCTGCTGTTCCTGCAATTTTTATGTTGCGCCCTTGCAGCAATTCAGAACAGCAAATTTTGACTGAAGACTGTTCACTACAGCCTAATGTCACGGTGCATGAGTATAAGGACGGATATGGCAACTGGTGTAAGCGCCTGATTGTTCCTCCCGGAAGTTTTCAGCTAACGACTCAGGTGCAGGCTGAAACTAGCGATGACGTTGACATTAACATTAATGCTAATTTTGTTCCTATTGAAAATTTGCCAGATTCTATCCTGCAATTTCTGTTGCCTAGCCGTTACTGTCAGGCTGATCTGTTGGGTGACTTAGCCGCTCAAATAGTGACAGATTGTCCAATGGGCTACCCTCAGGTACAGGCAATTCAGAATTGGATTTACGCCAATATTAAGTATCAATATGGCAGTAGCGACTCATCAACATCTGCACTAGACACGTCTAAGAGCCGAGTTGGGGTTTGTCGAGATTTTACCCACCTTGGCATTGCGCTTTGCCGCAGTCTAAATATTCCAGCACGAATGGTAGCAGGATATCTTTACCAGCTTAAGCCGATGGACTTGCACGCGTGGTTCGAGGCATTTTTGGGTGACCAGTGGTATTCGTTTGATGCGACCCAAAAGGAACTAACTGGGAACCGAATTGCGATCGCCTATGGTCGAGATGCGGCTGACGTGGCATTAGTAACGCACTTCGGTTCGTTAACCCTTACTCAGATGAGAGTATGGGTTAACGAATTGGTTTCAAATCATTGA
- a CDS encoding sterol desaturase family protein: MSDYSFWLYWFILSGAILGRYFLIAGGAHLVFYAWLGKSAVMRGKPSERRLLWRSIHRDVKLSIISTVIFALCAALILSAYDFGLTRLYTNPQDYGLWYLGLSFVAVLMLQDTYFYFTHRLFHHPAIFKRIHQGHHRSTHPTPWTSFAFDPPEALSQAFFLVVIVFLMPLHFATLAAVLTTMTLWSVLNHLGFERSSPSAIGAWLGRGLIGPKHHLIHHRQYKVHYGLYFTFWDKLLGTQDPNCQ; this comes from the coding sequence TTGAGCGACTACTCATTCTGGTTATATTGGTTTATCCTCTCTGGAGCTATTCTGGGTCGGTATTTTTTGATCGCTGGGGGAGCACATTTAGTGTTTTATGCGTGGCTGGGTAAGTCTGCTGTCATGCGGGGAAAACCTTCAGAACGGCGCTTGCTGTGGCGATCGATTCATCGAGACGTTAAGCTTTCTATTATTTCGACGGTAATCTTTGCCCTCTGTGCCGCATTAATTTTGTCAGCCTATGACTTCGGTCTAACACGTCTGTATACTAACCCACAAGACTATGGGCTGTGGTATTTGGGGCTAAGCTTTGTGGCGGTTCTAATGCTCCAGGACACTTACTTTTACTTTACTCATCGGCTGTTTCACCATCCGGCTATTTTTAAGCGCATACACCAAGGACATCACCGCTCTACCCATCCAACCCCCTGGACTTCCTTTGCCTTTGACCCTCCTGAGGCGTTAAGTCAGGCGTTTTTTTTGGTTGTGATTGTCTTCCTCATGCCTCTACATTTTGCAACTTTAGCCGCGGTTCTGACTACTATGACGCTTTGGTCAGTTCTAAACCATCTAGGTTTTGAGCGCAGTTCTCCATCGGCGATCGGGGCTTGGCTAGGGCGCGGCTTAATTGGGCCCAAGCACCACCTCATTCATCATCGCCAGTATAAAGTGCATTATGGATTGTACTTTACGTTTTGGGATAAGCTGCTGGGAACGCAAGATCCAAATTGTCAATGA
- the topA gene encoding type I DNA topoisomerase, producing MPTKLLIVESPGKIKKLSQILGTDWLVKASVGHIRELASDGGDSLGFDLDGSSVRCRFIPRGTRGADTIQALKAAVRQVKTVFLATDPDREGETIAWHLQQALNLKNPDRVVYTEITPAAVRQAIAHPRPLDLNLVHSGLCRTVLDKLVGYKGSPLLWQLHNGAKSMGRVQSATLHILCDRERQIQAFVPQDYWSVFVEYGEGFRAFYKGSAANPTVDDAQLNSVQPDDAALPDKPLQESERVTTEAEADRLVAIAQNHPHKVLSIAGKQTSRTPPPPFVTSTLQQAAGSRLRLSPEKTMQVAQSLYEAGLITYMRTDSIALSPEFCAQARQWLEANDPSNVPKKTASHRQVKGSQEAHEAIRPTDLSRPSKELRLELADDAFALYVLIWKRAIASQCQSARLRQTQIMTQSGSVRWLAKGQVIEFLGYSKYWNNLSADTDLPALQQGQALTLQQTAHEAKQTQPLPRFSEPKLVQVMERRGIGRPSTYAPTLQTLKQRTYVDIEKGTLQPTVLGLEVDAFLQDALPDLLEAEFTAQMEQSLDQIAAGKQEWQCYLNTWNQTYFIPALAQARQAIPSHLTTRPVHGKATGQQAPTAFSKTPCPQCHKPMAKITSSKVKKKYFLKCVADCEEVVLFWSEFSRQWEPPRPKTLEKLRNQADAILTHHPCPVCKKLMEEYSYEKEGQPKKLLRCSDAKARGDRKHQDAVYFQTSKGWWNPKRGELKTKELTH from the coding sequence ATGCCTACCAAACTCCTAATTGTCGAAAGCCCTGGCAAGATCAAAAAACTAAGCCAAATTCTGGGTACTGATTGGCTAGTTAAAGCCAGCGTGGGGCATATTCGAGAATTGGCAAGCGATGGGGGAGACTCGCTGGGTTTTGATCTAGATGGCAGTTCGGTTCGCTGTCGGTTTATTCCACGAGGTACACGCGGAGCAGACACCATTCAAGCTCTTAAAGCTGCGGTCAGACAGGTTAAAACTGTATTTTTAGCCACTGACCCAGACCGCGAAGGCGAAACGATCGCTTGGCATTTGCAACAAGCGCTTAACCTCAAAAATCCCGATCGCGTGGTTTATACCGAAATTACTCCGGCGGCAGTTCGCCAAGCGATCGCCCACCCCCGCCCCCTAGACCTTAATCTTGTTCATTCAGGGCTATGCCGCACTGTTTTAGATAAATTGGTAGGCTACAAAGGTTCGCCGCTGCTCTGGCAATTGCACAATGGAGCTAAAAGCATGGGGCGAGTGCAGAGTGCAACGCTACATATTTTGTGCGATCGCGAACGCCAGATTCAAGCCTTTGTACCCCAAGATTATTGGAGCGTATTTGTAGAGTATGGCGAAGGTTTTCGAGCCTTTTATAAAGGCAGTGCTGCGAACCCTACAGTAGATGATGCACAACTCAATTCTGTCCAGCCAGATGATGCCGCACTGCCTGACAAGCCGCTTCAAGAATCGGAGCGGGTTACCACTGAAGCTGAAGCCGATCGGTTGGTGGCGATCGCTCAAAATCATCCCCACAAAGTTCTCAGTATTGCAGGCAAACAGACCAGCCGAACGCCGCCGCCGCCCTTCGTCACTTCTACCCTGCAACAAGCAGCAGGTTCTCGGCTGCGCCTTAGCCCTGAAAAAACAATGCAAGTGGCGCAGTCGCTCTATGAAGCAGGTTTGATCACCTACATGAGAACCGACAGTATTGCCCTCAGTCCGGAGTTTTGTGCCCAAGCTCGACAGTGGTTAGAGGCAAACGATCCGTCAAATGTTCCTAAAAAAACAGCATCTCATCGCCAGGTCAAAGGCTCCCAGGAAGCGCACGAAGCAATTCGTCCCACTGACCTCTCTCGTCCGTCTAAAGAGTTACGCTTAGAATTGGCTGATGATGCGTTTGCACTGTATGTCTTAATTTGGAAACGCGCGATCGCTTCCCAATGTCAATCGGCACGGTTAAGGCAAACCCAAATTATGACTCAATCCGGATCAGTCCGGTGGTTGGCAAAAGGACAGGTGATTGAGTTTTTGGGCTATAGCAAGTATTGGAATAATTTAAGTGCAGATACTGATCTACCTGCCTTGCAACAAGGTCAAGCCTTAACGCTTCAGCAAACTGCCCACGAAGCCAAGCAAACCCAACCGCTGCCGCGTTTCAGCGAGCCGAAGCTAGTTCAAGTCATGGAACGCCGAGGCATTGGTCGCCCCAGCACCTACGCGCCAACCCTGCAAACCCTCAAGCAGCGAACGTATGTAGACATTGAAAAAGGAACGTTACAGCCTACAGTGTTGGGATTAGAAGTAGATGCTTTTTTACAGGATGCGTTACCTGATTTGTTAGAAGCAGAATTCACTGCACAGATGGAACAATCGCTAGACCAAATTGCCGCAGGGAAGCAGGAGTGGCAGTGTTATCTTAACACTTGGAACCAGACGTACTTTATTCCCGCATTGGCGCAAGCTCGGCAGGCAATTCCCAGCCATCTCACAACTCGTCCTGTCCATGGCAAAGCAACCGGACAACAGGCACCGACAGCGTTTTCCAAAACGCCTTGTCCTCAATGTCACAAGCCCATGGCGAAAATTACGAGCAGCAAGGTTAAGAAAAAATATTTCTTGAAGTGTGTTGCTGACTGCGAAGAAGTTGTACTATTCTGGTCAGAGTTTAGTCGTCAATGGGAGCCGCCCCGCCCGAAGACCTTAGAAAAGTTGCGAAATCAAGCCGATGCTATTTTGACTCATCATCCTTGTCCGGTTTGCAAGAAACTGATGGAAGAATACAGCTATGAAAAAGAAGGGCAGCCTAAAAAGCTTTTGCGATGCTCTGATGCCAAGGCTAGGGGCGATCGCAAACATCAAGATGCCGTTTATTTTCAAACTTCTAAAGGTTGGTGGAATCCGAAAAGGGGAGAATTAAAAACAAAAGAACTGACGCACTGA
- a CDS encoding alpha-amylase family protein, whose amino-acid sequence MINKPFFRIVIPAFLTLLVIITVHFLTPTLKAQTSPPIASPIALPIAPSIASAIAPPIALPIAPFVHLFEWKWNDVAQECETFLAPNGYGAVQVSPPNEHAVIAEANYPWWQRYQPISYRIKSRSGDRAEFAAMVARCHAVGVNVYADAVINHMAAISSGVGSAGTSFTRYNYPGSYEPKDFHTCRRGISNYGDHDEVTNCELVGLPDLDTGANRVREKISDYLTDLVNLGVDGFRIDAAKHIKTKDLAAILRRVYSNLRGVHSKPFIYQEVIDPGTEAVRKSEYYDNGQVTEFEYGKMVGEAFLGVEGQNLAQLEKLAESSRLMPSEKAIAFIDNHDKQRGHGGGGNYLTYKQGQIYNLANIFMLAYPYGIPQVMSSYNFTHSDQGPPSDSEGNTNSVYINGEANCFKEWTCEHRWGAIARMVSFHNLSANQSLTHWWSNGGNQIAFGRGNIGFVVINREAQPLTQTFQTGLSSGFYCNVVVANAIGCSPTEEVKVNRRGQITLTVEGMNAIAIHKGSKIPRR is encoded by the coding sequence ATGATAAATAAACCATTTTTCCGCATCGTTATTCCAGCCTTCTTAACGCTGCTAGTGATCATCACTGTCCATTTCTTAACCCCAACTCTAAAAGCCCAAACATCTCCACCGATCGCTTCACCGATTGCGCTACCGATTGCGCCCTCCATTGCTTCAGCGATCGCCCCGCCGATCGCCCTGCCGATTGCGCCGTTCGTTCATTTATTTGAGTGGAAATGGAACGATGTTGCTCAAGAATGCGAAACCTTTCTTGCCCCCAATGGCTACGGTGCAGTGCAAGTTTCGCCGCCTAATGAACATGCAGTCATTGCTGAAGCAAACTATCCTTGGTGGCAGCGATATCAACCCATTAGCTACAGAATTAAGAGTCGGAGTGGCGATCGTGCCGAGTTCGCCGCTATGGTGGCGCGTTGCCATGCGGTCGGGGTAAACGTTTACGCCGATGCTGTGATTAACCATATGGCGGCTATCAGCAGCGGCGTAGGCAGTGCGGGTACGTCTTTCACTCGCTACAACTATCCTGGATCTTATGAACCTAAAGATTTTCACACGTGTCGGCGTGGCATTAGTAACTATGGTGATCATGATGAAGTAACCAACTGTGAGTTGGTTGGGTTACCAGATTTAGACACTGGTGCAAATCGCGTTCGTGAAAAAATTTCTGATTACCTGACAGATTTGGTTAACCTCGGTGTTGATGGTTTTCGGATTGACGCTGCCAAGCATATTAAAACTAAGGACTTAGCAGCCATTCTTCGCCGCGTTTATTCAAATCTTCGCGGCGTTCATTCAAAGCCTTTTATTTATCAAGAAGTCATTGATCCTGGAACCGAAGCCGTTCGCAAGAGTGAATACTATGACAATGGTCAAGTGACTGAGTTCGAGTATGGAAAAATGGTGGGGGAAGCGTTCTTGGGGGTGGAGGGGCAAAACTTAGCTCAGTTAGAAAAGCTAGCTGAAAGCTCTCGGTTGATGCCAAGTGAAAAAGCGATCGCCTTCATTGATAATCATGATAAACAACGGGGTCATGGCGGTGGCGGTAACTATCTCACTTACAAGCAAGGACAGATCTATAACCTTGCTAATATTTTTATGCTGGCATATCCTTACGGCATTCCTCAAGTAATGTCGAGCTACAACTTTACCCATTCCGACCAAGGGCCTCCATCTGATTCAGAAGGCAATACTAACAGCGTTTATATAAATGGGGAAGCCAATTGCTTTAAAGAGTGGACTTGTGAACATCGGTGGGGAGCGATCGCCCGCATGGTTAGTTTTCATAACCTTTCTGCCAACCAATCTCTTACTCACTGGTGGAGCAATGGCGGTAACCAAATTGCCTTTGGGCGCGGAAATATCGGCTTTGTTGTTATTAACCGGGAAGCTCAACCCCTGACTCAAACCTTTCAAACAGGATTATCGTCAGGTTTCTATTGCAATGTGGTTGTGGCTAATGCGATCGGATGTTCGCCTACAGAAGAAGTCAAGGTGAATCGGCGAGGACAGATCACCTTGACCGTAGAAGGAATGAACGCGATCGCAATTCATAAAGGATCAAAAATTCCTCGAAGATAA